The nucleotide window gaaataataaaaagaaaaatactTTCTTAATTATGTTGCAGGAAAAATTTGTTGGAGACCGAAGGGAAGTCGGTAGAATTCTTGGGGATCATCGGTAGAAGACATGAAATTAGCCCACCATTGCATCCCTCGATCATTTCTCGCATTCTCAGCATTCCTATATAGAGAAATATCCAAAACAAATGCTAACATTCCGGCAACAAGAGTTCTCGAGGAAAGAGGCACATTGATCAAGTTGTTAAACTGCACAAAAAACTTAAACATCAGTTTCATGAATGACAAGTTAATAACATTTTGATAAGGATAAAATTGGTACTAGTTAGTTACTTACCCATGTCAATCTAGTATGGACGGGGCCGAAACCCTTATGCTGCGTGTACTCCTGAAAATACTCGGGTATTGATAATCCCATGAAAATAGAAAATCCAAGTATAACTTTGGATCTGAACGAATTTAAATTGCAGAACTGAAGGTAGGTTAGTCCGGCTGAACCTGCAGAAATTAAAATAGTCAAGTTAACTAATATAATTCAACACAAATATCCAAGCTCAATTTTTGGGTGAGATAATTACTTACCCACATAAGCAAAGAAGAAACAATTTAAAGCAGCGATTATTGAAGTTGGAATTGCAGCAAAGATGGCTCCAAATTTTCCTGGATGCGAAAACAATAAGTTAAGTATGATTTAACTTATACACCTCGGTTCTAGAACAGTCATAACATAAGTAACTTGCTTACCAAGGCAAGAAAAGAAGATCATAAACCCAGCTGCTATCTGAACAACTCTCCGACTCCCAACAGCAGTCATGCCTATCAAGCCTGCATTTTCGCTGCAAGAGTACAGTACAAGGATTCATTCAAAGCTGAGAGAGGGGAATAAGATTTAGCAAACATATCTTATTTACCATAAGAGTATAAGGAATTAAATTAGGTAAACATTGACTCCTATTACTAAATTAAATTGAGAAAGGAGTAATATATATCATACCAGATTTATTAATGCCATAATTTCAAAAGCACATATTAGATTTCCGAAATTTTAGAAGCCAATTAAGTGTGAAAATTCGAAACCAATAATGGCCAAAAATTGAATAAATAAAGTAAAATTAAACCTTAAACATGTCTGTTTTGACAACAGAAAGAAGTTTCTCTAGAAGAAAATTCCCCCCACAAAACAAAGAAAactttattatatatatgtgtgtgcatTTAGGATAAATTAGCAAAACAATTGATCCGGAAACAATATTACGTAAAAGTGGTAGCCTGAAATTACTTATTTCCAGTTACTTACAGAGAGACTGATGGCGCGACCCCAGATCCAAATAGACCACAAATGAGAGTCCCAATTCCCTGAAGGACACGAATGAATTCAGTCTCAAAAACAGATTGCCGACAGTAAGACAAAAGGAGGGCAAAATAAATATTGTTTGTTTACCTGCCACCCGACTCCGCGGCCAAGAATAGGTGGCGGAATGGGAGTAGCGCCAGCATATCTAGATACAGCAATGAAGGCACCAGTGGACTGTAAAATGGAGGAAAATAACTTGATTAAATCATAAATTATAATCAAAAAAACACTAAAATAAAATTAGAAAAATAAAGTTTTTAACCTCTACAAGAGCAACAAAAGAAACACCCATCATTGTGAAAATATATCCTGCATCGAATGTTGGGATACCCCACGGAAAAGGATACGGAACTCTAAACCTGCATCATAGAATGACATTAATTAGTATCTGATTAAAAACATGTCACCTTTCTTATTCTTCACTACACATTAACCGGAAGATCACAGAATTACTTACCATGGGGTTGCACCAACTGTATTTACGAGATCAATTCGGCAGCTTGATTGGGTGTGAGTGGTGGTATTATTATATGCCCCGGCAACATCGAGCAAGATCGCGTAAGTCCACACGATCATCACCGAGAACATCACACCAAACCGCTCAAATACATGTCTCTGCCCCGGTAGGATACGAGGTAGATACTACATAATGTTTAAAACAATAAGTATTAGTTCTCCTAGTTAAGATATTAAATCCAAAGATAAAGTTAATTCTCCTCACAATTGCTACCAAAGATTACAAGAAACGAGTCAAACATTACCTGGGAGAATACTCCAAGAATAATGATCTGCGGAAGCCCAATCTTCATGCACTTCGCTACCTGCATATTATCAATCAAAGTAATAAGAGAAATGATGAAAACATACGCACATTGTTTCGTAAAATAATTCGAGGTAGTCGGAAGTAGAGTTGCTTTCCCTGGAGAAAGGGTTGTACACCGATATTTTTGACCATCTACGACCTAGAGTGGTCCGCAAGGGTCGCTGGTGGGAAAGCATGGGTCGGGGTACGGATGCTCATATAGAGGCTTTAGTGTTTTTAAGGGGTATATAAATCCTTCATAAGGACTCATATAGATGCTCATGGGTCGTGTATACAGTTATCAAGGGTTTAACGGTGACTAGATGCCTTAATATTTAGGAAAGCCCTTATGAAGGATTTATATACCCCTTAAAGTAGCAATAATCTTCTAAGGACCGGTCAACCGTTCTACAACATTTTATGAAGTGGACCGAAGTTATTGTTAAGCTATTGGTAAAAGGGCCGAGCCCAACTCTAAAAGGGCCCTAGACCTTTTTACCAAATACACACACATACAGAAAAATTAAGAATGACAGTATCATCACAAAATTTACAAGATTTTTTTTGCTTCAAGAGGAGATACATACCTCTGGGAAACCAAATTTATAGAGACCAAAGCCCGATAAAGAGACCAAGGGAACTAGAGATAGAGGACTTAAGAACCTggaaaataaacaataaaatatGAGATTGAAGTTTTGTAATATTTCGAGACCACGATTAGTTTTGAATGATATGCTAAGAAAAGGAAGAC belongs to Rutidosis leptorrhynchoides isolate AG116_Rl617_1_P2 unplaced genomic scaffold, CSIRO_AGI_Rlap_v1 contig398, whole genome shotgun sequence and includes:
- the LOC139883427 gene encoding nucleobase-ascorbate transporter 6-like — translated: MEIEEAAAPPQVHPVPPPQAVPTVVVQLPNVAFDLTHPPPWADAILLGFQHYIIALGSTILIPSTLVPFMGGGNEEKAKVIQTMLFVGGINTMTQTFFGTRLSTVIGTSYSSALTVFSIIVASPTSNMMDHREKIFENTMCRFQGAMIAASVVQMAIGFSGLWGKMTRFLSPLSLVPLVSLSGFGLYKFGFPEVAKCMKIGLPQIIILGVFSQYLPRILPGQRHVFERFGVMFSVMIVWTYAILLDVAGAYNNTTTHTQSSCRIDLVNTVGATPWFRVPYPFPWGIPTFDAGYIFTMMGVSFVALVESTGAFIAVSRYAGATPIPPPILGRGVGWQGIGTLICGLFGSGVAPSVSLENAGLIGMTAVGSRRVVQIAAGFMIFFSCLGKFGAIFAAIPTSIIAALNCFFFAYVGSAGLTYLQFCNLNSFRSKVILGFSIFMGLSIPEYFQEYTQHKGFGPVHTRLTWFNNLINVPLSSRTLVAGMLAFVLDISLYRNAENARNDRGMQWWANFMSSTDDPQEFYRLPFGLQQIFPAT